The following are from one region of the Candidatus Hydrothermales bacterium genome:
- a CDS encoding DUF3108 domain-containing protein, with amino-acid sequence MLLLFLFSLAFSEGEELVFHVFYGFMGAGIAYLRVLRQDSLYHFQAQGHTNKFFSLIFYVNDRIDTYTDKNFLPIRQEKDLHEGTWKKKMWYKFDYDSLKVYDSDGKISKLEKGAFDVLSIFYKLRNEEFKVGDTLDLLLFADRKIYKIYALVEKKDTLNTSLGKREAYKVVLIMEKSGEYRGKSGLEAIFGGKGGLEIWVSNDEKKVPLYISTKVWFGSIRAILKEMRNRKRNDN; translated from the coding sequence ATGCTTTTACTTTTCCTATTTAGTCTTGCCTTTTCTGAGGGAGAAGAACTTGTATTTCATGTTTTCTATGGTTTTATGGGTGCAGGTATTGCCTATTTGAGAGTTTTAAGGCAGGATTCCCTATATCATTTTCAAGCTCAAGGTCATACCAACAAATTTTTTTCTCTTATTTTTTATGTAAACGATAGAATAGATACTTATACTGATAAAAATTTTTTACCCATAAGACAAGAGAAAGACTTACATGAAGGAACATGGAAGAAAAAAATGTGGTATAAGTTTGATTATGACAGTTTAAAAGTTTACGATTCGGATGGTAAAATAAGTAAACTTGAGAAAGGAGCATTTGATGTTTTATCAATTTTTTATAAATTAAGAAACGAAGAATTTAAAGTAGGGGATACATTAGATCTTTTACTTTTTGCGGACAGAAAAATTTATAAAATTTATGCCTTAGTTGAGAAAAAGGATACACTTAATACTTCACTTGGAAAGAGAGAAGCTTATAAAGTAGTTCTGATAATGGAAAAATCTGGTGAATATAGGGGAAAATCTGGTTTGGAAGCAATTTTTGGTGGAAAGGGAGGTTTAGAGATCTGGGTCTCTAATGACGAGAAAAAGGTACCACTTTACATTTCTACAAAAGTTTGGTTTGGTTCTATAAGAGCAATCTTAAAAGAAATGAGGAACAGGAAAAGAAATGATAATTAA
- a CDS encoding spermidine synthase: protein MIINEFYVESFLNKILFYYKIDEILYTGFTKYQKVDIVRLAIFGKTVFLDEKIQSSECDEFIFHEALVHPALFLHNNPEYVYLAGGGEGATLREILKHEGVKKVRMCDLDEEFVNLSKIYLPEWHKNSFYDSRVELIFCDARKDVEALGDDTIDVYISDLTEPIEGGPSTLLFTKEFFEILYRKLREGGICAFQAGSTVIYYNSFIISLFKTLKTIFPSVFVYEVFVPSFNMSWGFVISLKEILNMEEIFKRFDKRREDKVFKTCRFLNSEYIKKIFSLPSYLESSLRESGRIITDKDPFIWEKSV from the coding sequence ATGATAATTAATGAATTTTACGTTGAATCCTTTTTAAATAAGATCCTATTTTACTATAAAATAGACGAGATTTTATACACAGGATTTACTAAATACCAAAAAGTTGATATTGTAAGGCTTGCAATTTTTGGAAAAACTGTTTTTCTTGATGAAAAGATTCAAAGCTCAGAGTGTGACGAGTTTATATTTCATGAAGCCCTTGTGCATCCTGCCCTGTTTTTACATAATAATCCTGAGTATGTGTATTTGGCGGGTGGAGGAGAGGGTGCAACTTTGAGAGAAATCTTAAAACATGAGGGGGTTAAAAAAGTTAGAATGTGTGACCTAGATGAAGAGTTCGTAAACCTCTCTAAAATTTATCTTCCTGAGTGGCATAAAAACTCCTTTTACGATAGTAGAGTAGAGCTTATTTTCTGTGATGCAAGAAAGGATGTTGAAGCACTTGGAGATGATACAATCGATGTTTACATTTCTGATCTTACTGAACCAATTGAAGGTGGTCCATCGACACTTTTATTCACTAAGGAGTTCTTTGAGATTTTGTATCGTAAACTGAGAGAAGGAGGAATATGTGCTTTTCAAGCTGGATCTACCGTCATTTATTATAATAGCTTTATCATTTCTCTTTTTAAAACCTTAAAAACTATTTTCCCCTCTGTTTTTGTTTACGAGGTCTTTGTTCCCTCATTTAATATGTCTTGGGGATTTGTTATTTCCTTAAAAGAAATTTTAAATATGGAGGAAATTTTCAAAAGATTTGACAAAAGGAGAGAAGATAAGGTTTTTAAGACGTGTAGGTTCTTAAATTCTGAATATATTAAAAAAATTTTTAGTTTACCTAGTTATTTGGAATCTTCTTTGAGAGAAAGTGGTAGAATTATAACAGATAAAGACCCATTTATTTGGGAGAAAAGTGTTTAA
- a CDS encoding arginine decarboxylase, pyruvoyl-dependent, translating into MFKYYFLTKGYGVGDKKLLSFDRALISAKIGNFNLVKVSSILPPGVKRSRKIHLPFSSILHIAYGYLISDKKGETISAVCGVAIPQKEEEIGLIMEWSSYGEKFKGIEEVKSMLEKSMSDRNIKIKKIEIVSIEKKVKEYTCVFAGCAIF; encoded by the coding sequence GTGTTTAAGTATTACTTTTTAACGAAGGGGTACGGGGTTGGTGATAAGAAACTTTTATCATTTGATAGGGCTTTAATAAGTGCTAAAATAGGCAATTTTAATCTTGTTAAAGTTTCAAGCATATTACCACCTGGAGTTAAAAGGTCAAGAAAAATACATTTACCTTTTTCTTCAATCCTTCATATTGCTTATGGATATTTAATTTCCGATAAAAAAGGAGAAACTATTTCAGCTGTATGTGGTGTAGCTATTCCTCAGAAAGAAGAGGAAATAGGTTTAATAATGGAGTGGAGTTCTTACGGAGAAAAATTTAAGGGTATAGAGGAGGTAAAAAGTATGCTTGAAAAATCGATGTCAGATAGAAATATAAAAATAAAAAAAATTGAGATTGTTTCAATTGAAAAAAAAGTAAAGGAGTATACGTGTGTTTTTGCTGGTTGCGCAATATTTTAA
- the metK gene encoding methionine adenosyltransferase, which yields MRKTKGLSYFTSESVTEGHPDKLCDQVSDAILDAIIEKDPDARVACEAMTTRGIFIIAGEITTECYVEIPDIVRETIREAGYTNPAYGLDYETVAVLTAIQSQAPDIAMGVDIGGAGDQGMMFGFAIRETEELMPLPIMLSHKLVKRLADVRKNGTLPYLRPDGKSQITVRYVDGKPDKVTAIVLSAQHDPDISIKELREDLLEVVIEKVIPREMMDDNVKIFINPTGRFVIGGPQADTGLTGRKIMVDTYGGYARHGGGCFSGKDPTKVDRSATYMARYLAKNIVASGIADICEVQLAYAIGVPEPVAVYVNTYDTGKVPEERIIKFIKERFDLTPRGIINFLDLRRPIFKRTACYGHFGREEEGFTWERLDSKEEFKELL from the coding sequence TTGAGAAAAACAAAAGGTCTCTCTTATTTTACTTCAGAGTCTGTAACAGAGGGTCATCCAGATAAACTTTGTGATCAGGTTTCTGATGCGATCCTTGATGCTATAATTGAAAAAGATCCTGATGCAAGAGTAGCCTGTGAGGCTATGACAACAAGGGGAATATTCATTATTGCTGGAGAGATAACAACTGAGTGTTATGTAGAGATACCAGATATTGTGAGAGAAACTATAAGAGAAGCTGGATATACTAATCCTGCCTACGGGCTTGATTATGAAACAGTGGCTGTTTTAACAGCAATTCAATCTCAGGCCCCAGACATTGCCATGGGTGTAGATATAGGAGGAGCAGGTGACCAAGGAATGATGTTCGGATTTGCCATAAGAGAAACTGAAGAACTAATGCCTCTTCCCATAATGCTCTCCCATAAACTTGTTAAAAGACTTGCAGACGTGAGGAAAAATGGAACCTTGCCCTATTTAAGACCAGATGGAAAATCTCAAATAACTGTTAGGTATGTTGACGGTAAACCCGACAAAGTTACTGCAATAGTACTTTCTGCTCAACATGATCCTGATATTTCTATAAAAGAGTTAAGAGAAGACTTACTAGAAGTTGTTATAGAAAAGGTTATTCCAAGGGAGATGATGGATGATAATGTTAAGATTTTTATAAATCCCACAGGAAGATTTGTGATAGGGGGGCCTCAAGCTGATACTGGATTAACAGGAAGAAAAATTATGGTAGATACTTACGGTGGTTATGCACGACATGGTGGTGGCTGTTTTTCTGGAAAAGATCCTACAAAAGTTGATAGGTCAGCTACATACATGGCAAGATATCTTGCTAAAAACATAGTTGCCTCTGGTATAGCTGACATTTGTGAAGTACAACTTGCTTATGCAATTGGAGTCCCAGAGCCTGTTGCAGTTTATGTAAATACATACGATACCGGTAAAGTTCCTGAGGAAAGAATTATTAAATTTATAAAAGAGAGATTTGATCTAACCCCAAGAGGAATAATTAACTTTCTAGATCTTAGAAGACCCATATTTAAAAGGACAGCCTGTTATGGCCATTTTGGTAGAGAAGAGGAGGGTTTTACCTGGGAGAGATTGGATAGTAAAGAAGAATTTAAAGAATTGTTGTAA
- a CDS encoding T9SS type A sorting domain-containing protein, producing the protein MLDPGSILIIDAANAQYGASVDGDGTRFLIAWQDYRNGANWDLYATFLDPVTGSLSHPSGFPIMATGSHSVWPKVTFHPVLNRYGVAFMDNTPGYYQIYGCIIRRDATIALAPKRITTTTTNDQFGFLVPLYNKNFLLAVTQGYSISASGEVYVGITDSLLNMLGIQVLTSTTYNEGYENYTLPFATTLDSVIIIGYNVYHSGNYQEVGIAKILPTLTVRFTDFYMGWQAPSQSGIRAARAGDRLIVVYSQVGPAGNLDIYGRIYSFSGLPLTGPFVISSAAHDQRNPVVTYNPVTDNFVCVWEDYRNGNWDIYGTRISPSGVVIDPAGFSVVAFTQDQLRPSIAVSSLDGNFFVSWSDYRAGWWDLYGKLFSSTGSPLTGDLILSNAGGTQDYSTVTFIPAYNRYFIIYETDQNGRWDLYFNAVSGAGSVLYGSGGSPLFTLYSQKRFPSSIFNGINIVLTWSDYRSGNWDIYAARVSPFGALLDGDGIPVSRGSWQEAVSTVVNLGDHLLIIWQDSRSGRMDIYGKILDFTLNQLPEEYLLSNLRVNGFIFSPNDYPIQIANLVPLTDSTFALVYERFKTSPYNNKRAHIILFRDNSPSFSILPFADTFLYTNQVANIRWTTRGLIERVSLLYSPDNCQNFFYLKSDTLNTGNFNYIVPQTPTRNFFLKLESRGMWNIFRISRRLYVSDKIDITYPNSLSDTLQIGNSYIIKWKKSGIGGFVKIEISYDGGSTFSIIESACPDTGEYLWNCQGIPTNNAVLRITHNEFMQNRDVSGKFVIKGIQPPSPYIQVLNPNTRITKYVGDTLNIRWSYANVNNFRILLTPDSSLSYVVISPSISGTSNYVWTVSNYETPFAKIRVENLNDPLIYDESDDYFIIKQPILITSPSTGDTFLGGSNLNITWSILEPRLVDTVDIFISYDGGKNFLLIGNDIEASQSSFSFLLPNQNYDSCKIKIVHHKREWLIKKESEGYFKIIAALNVSEKDAKELFINCTYDKDFILLYLDSDRKLSFEIYDTGGRKVLKGSRLFEKGENKIDLKGLRQGLYILKVYHGKDQIYESKFIKVN; encoded by the coding sequence GTGTTAGATCCTGGCTCTATTTTAATAATTGATGCAGCAAATGCCCAATATGGAGCAAGCGTTGATGGAGATGGAACACGATTTCTAATTGCTTGGCAGGATTATAGAAATGGTGCAAACTGGGATTTATATGCTACCTTTTTAGATCCGGTAACAGGTTCTCTATCTCATCCTTCGGGTTTTCCCATTATGGCAACAGGTTCGCACTCTGTATGGCCAAAGGTTACCTTTCATCCAGTTTTAAATAGATACGGAGTTGCCTTTATGGATAATACCCCTGGTTACTATCAGATTTATGGATGTATAATTAGAAGGGATGCTACTATTGCTCTAGCTCCAAAAAGAATAACAACAACTACCACTAATGATCAATTTGGGTTTCTTGTTCCTCTATATAATAAAAACTTTTTGCTTGCTGTTACTCAGGGTTATAGTATAAGCGCTTCCGGTGAAGTATACGTAGGAATTACTGACTCCCTCTTGAATATGCTTGGTATCCAGGTTTTAACCTCAACTACGTATAATGAGGGGTATGAAAACTATACTTTACCTTTTGCTACTACTTTAGATTCTGTAATAATTATAGGTTACAATGTTTATCATTCAGGAAATTACCAAGAAGTTGGCATTGCTAAAATTTTACCAACTTTAACAGTACGTTTTACCGATTTTTACATGGGGTGGCAAGCACCAAGTCAATCTGGAATAAGAGCTGCAAGAGCAGGAGATAGGCTTATAGTTGTTTATTCACAAGTCGGTCCAGCTGGAAATTTGGATATATATGGTCGTATTTACAGTTTTTCAGGATTGCCTTTAACAGGACCTTTTGTAATCTCGAGCGCTGCACACGATCAAAGGAATCCAGTTGTCACTTACAATCCAGTCACAGACAACTTTGTTTGTGTTTGGGAAGATTATAGAAACGGTAACTGGGATATATACGGTACTAGAATTTCTCCATCTGGTGTTGTAATTGATCCAGCTGGTTTTTCAGTTGTTGCCTTTACACAGGACCAATTGAGACCATCTATAGCTGTAAGTTCCTTAGATGGTAATTTCTTTGTTTCATGGTCCGATTATAGAGCTGGTTGGTGGGATCTGTATGGAAAACTTTTTAGTTCAACTGGATCTCCTTTAACTGGTGATCTGATTCTCTCAAATGCAGGTGGAACTCAAGATTATTCAACAGTCACATTTATTCCTGCCTATAATAGATACTTTATAATCTATGAAACTGATCAAAATGGAAGATGGGATCTTTACTTTAATGCTGTAAGTGGAGCTGGATCTGTTCTATACGGTTCTGGTGGTTCACCTCTTTTCACGTTGTATTCTCAAAAAAGGTTTCCTTCTTCTATTTTTAATGGCATAAATATAGTTTTGACTTGGAGTGATTATAGAAGTGGTAACTGGGATATATATGCAGCAAGAGTTTCACCATTTGGCGCCTTACTCGATGGAGATGGAATTCCAGTTTCAAGAGGTTCTTGGCAAGAGGCTGTTTCAACTGTTGTTAATTTAGGTGATCATCTACTTATTATTTGGCAGGATTCTAGAAGCGGTAGAATGGATATATATGGAAAAATTCTTGATTTTACTTTAAACCAACTCCCTGAAGAATATTTACTCTCTAATCTAAGAGTTAATGGTTTTATATTTTCACCTAATGATTATCCAATACAGATTGCTAATTTGGTACCTTTGACTGACTCAACTTTCGCACTTGTATATGAGAGATTTAAAACTTCACCTTACAATAATAAAAGAGCTCACATAATTCTTTTTAGGGATAATTCACCCTCCTTTTCAATTTTACCTTTCGCTGATACTTTTCTATACACAAATCAAGTTGCAAACATAAGGTGGACAACAAGGGGTTTGATAGAGAGAGTTTCTCTTTTATATTCCCCTGATAACTGTCAAAATTTCTTCTATTTAAAAAGTGATACTTTAAATACTGGTAATTTTAATTATATTGTTCCTCAAACTCCAACCAGAAATTTCTTCCTAAAGCTTGAAAGTAGAGGAATGTGGAATATCTTTAGGATATCAAGGAGATTATATGTCTCAGATAAGATAGATATTACTTATCCTAACTCTCTATCTGATACCTTACAAATTGGAAATTCTTACATTATAAAATGGAAAAAGAGTGGTATAGGTGGATTCGTAAAAATAGAGATTTCCTATGATGGAGGATCAACATTTTCAATTATTGAGAGTGCTTGTCCAGATACAGGTGAATACCTTTGGAACTGCCAAGGAATCCCAACAAATAACGCTGTTTTAAGAATCACTCATAATGAATTTATGCAAAATAGAGATGTTTCAGGTAAGTTTGTAATAAAAGGTATTCAACCTCCTTCTCCTTATATACAAGTATTGAATCCAAATACAAGGATAACAAAATATGTTGGTGATACTCTTAATATAAGGTGGAGTTATGCAAATGTAAACAATTTTAGAATACTTTTAACTCCTGATAGTTCATTAAGTTATGTAGTGATTAGTCCTTCAATATCAGGTACGAGTAATTACGTATGGACTGTTTCTAATTATGAGACCCCCTTTGCTAAAATTAGAGTTGAAAATCTTAATGATCCTTTAATTTATGATGAAAGTGACGATTACTTTATAATAAAGCAGCCGATTTTAATCACTTCACCCTCTACCGGTGATACCTTTTTAGGTGGAAGTAACCTGAATATCACTTGGAGTATTTTAGAACCTCGACTTGTTGATACTGTAGATATTTTTATCTCTTACGATGGAGGTAAAAATTTCCTGTTAATAGGGAATGATATTGAAGCTTCACAATCTTCCTTTAGTTTCCTATTACCTAATCAAAACTATGATTCCTGTAAAATTAAAATAGTACACCATAAAAGAGAATGGTTAATCAAAAAGGAAAGCGAAGGTTATTTTAAAATTATTGCGGCTTTAAATGTATCTGAAAAAGATGCTAAAGAGCTCTTTATAAACTGCACCTATGATAAAGACTTTATACTCCTTTACCTTGACTCAGATAGAAAACTCTCTTTTGAGATTTATGACACTGGTGGAAGGAAAGTGTTAAAAGGCTCACGATTATTTGAAAAAGGTGAAAATAAGATTGATCTAAAAGGTTTGAGACAAGGTTTATATATCCTTAAAGTTTATCATGGAAAAGATCAAATTTATGAATCTAAATTTATTAAAGTTAATTAA
- a CDS encoding phosphatidate cytidylyltransferase has protein sequence MEKLSLRLLTAVISIALTLALTLLGNFTFFILLYIFLFFSLFEFLSILKRAEFIIKPHLILILNLIFFPLLILLPNIRILLTFSLIFIFFIISLVYAEKRKGLNFVSCALVSVFYLVIPSYLIFQLKVIYGIKEIFFLFGSVWVFDSFSYFTGIYFGKRKLWERVSPGKTIEGLIGGFFSTLVFSIIFAILLRENLLKRLIPATFISLSALAGDLWESMFKREMGVKDSSNFLPGHGGFLDRVDSLIFSTYFYFLYLVVLYPLP, from the coding sequence TTGGAGAAGTTATCCCTTAGATTACTGACGGCTGTCATCAGTATTGCTCTAACTTTAGCCCTAACACTCTTAGGTAACTTTACTTTTTTTATTCTTTTGTACATATTTCTCTTTTTCTCTCTTTTCGAATTTTTAAGCATTCTTAAAAGAGCTGAGTTTATAATTAAACCTCATCTTATTCTTATACTAAATCTAATCTTTTTTCCCCTATTGATTTTGCTCCCAAATATTAGAATTCTCTTAACTTTCTCTTTAATCTTCATATTTTTCATAATCTCTCTAGTTTACGCAGAAAAAAGAAAGGGTTTAAACTTTGTATCCTGTGCCTTAGTTTCAGTTTTTTATTTAGTAATACCGTCTTATCTAATTTTTCAGTTAAAGGTAATATACGGAATTAAAGAAATATTTTTTCTTTTTGGATCTGTGTGGGTTTTTGATTCTTTTTCTTACTTTACTGGTATATATTTTGGTAAAAGAAAACTATGGGAAAGAGTATCGCCAGGTAAAACTATAGAGGGTTTAATAGGTGGATTTTTTTCAACCTTAGTTTTTTCTATAATTTTTGCTATTTTACTAAGAGAAAACTTACTTAAAAGATTAATACCCGCGACTTTTATTTCTTTATCGGCGCTTGCGGGAGACTTATGGGAATCAATGTTTAAAAGAGAAATGGGTGTTAAGGATTCTTCAAACTTTTTACCGGGTCACGGCGGCTTTCTTGACAGAGTAGATTCCTTAATATTTTCTACTTACTTTTATTTCTTATACCTTGTAGTTTTATATCCTTTGCCCTAA
- a CDS encoding isoprenyl transferase, with product MKIPEHVAIVMDGNGRWAKERNLPRLLGHKEGVESVREIIKAARELGIKYLTLFTFSTENWKRSEEEIKGLFNLLESVARKELKNLIENGIRVMVMGRIDELPESTKKVIEEVIEKTKENKDMVLILAINYGGKREVIDAVNKILKNGKKEINEEDFRKYLYIPDIPDPDLLIRTSGEMRISNFFLFQLSYTELYFTKKNWPEFRREDFLNAIEEYSKRVRRFGEVIP from the coding sequence ATGAAAATCCCGGAACATGTGGCAATTGTAATGGATGGGAACGGAAGATGGGCAAAAGAAAGAAATTTACCGCGACTTCTTGGACATAAAGAAGGAGTAGAATCAGTAAGAGAGATAATAAAAGCAGCAAGAGAACTTGGGATAAAATACCTCACACTTTTTACCTTTTCAACAGAAAATTGGAAAAGATCAGAAGAAGAAATTAAGGGACTCTTTAATTTACTTGAGTCTGTTGCAAGAAAAGAACTTAAGAATCTTATTGAAAACGGAATAAGAGTAATGGTGATGGGAAGAATAGATGAGTTACCCGAAAGTACAAAAAAAGTCATTGAGGAAGTAATTGAAAAAACTAAGGAAAATAAAGATATGGTTCTTATTCTTGCGATAAACTATGGTGGAAAAAGAGAAGTTATAGATGCGGTGAATAAAATTTTAAAAAATGGAAAAAAGGAGATAAATGAGGAAGATTTCAGAAAGTATCTTTATATACCGGATATTCCTGATCCAGATCTTCTGATTAGAACAAGTGGAGAAATGAGAATTTCTAACTTTTTTCTTTTTCAGCTTTCTTATACTGAACTTTATTTTACGAAGAAGAATTGGCCTGAATTTAGAAGAGAAGATTTTTTAAATGCAATTGAAGAATACTCAAAAAGAGTAAGAAGATTTGGAGAAGTTATCCCTTAG
- the frr gene encoding ribosome recycling factor, giving the protein MEEIIKDGENRMQKSINTLKEELKKLRTGRASPHILESIKVNYYGQEIPIIQIAGIGVPEPKMIVIKPYDKNIVSEIEKAILKSGIGLTPKVEGGIIKIPIPPLSEERRKELVKLVKKFGEESKIALRNIRRDLMEKIKQKKENGEISEDEAEILKKRIESLTEKKIGEIEEIIKIKEREIMEE; this is encoded by the coding sequence ATGGAAGAAATAATAAAGGACGGTGAAAATCGGATGCAGAAAAGTATAAATACTTTAAAGGAGGAGCTGAAAAAGTTAAGAACAGGAAGGGCTTCACCCCATATATTAGAGAGCATAAAAGTTAATTATTATGGTCAAGAGATTCCGATTATTCAGATTGCAGGAATAGGTGTTCCTGAACCTAAGATGATTGTAATAAAGCCCTACGACAAAAATATTGTATCAGAGATTGAAAAGGCAATACTTAAAAGTGGAATAGGTCTTACCCCAAAGGTTGAAGGTGGTATAATAAAAATTCCAATTCCTCCTTTATCAGAAGAAAGAAGAAAAGAACTTGTTAAACTTGTTAAAAAATTTGGTGAGGAATCAAAAATTGCCTTAAGAAATATAAGAAGAGATCTAATGGAGAAAATAAAACAAAAAAAGGAAAATGGGGAAATATCAGAAGATGAAGCAGAAATTTTGAAAAAAAGGATTGAAAGTTTAACGGAGAAAAAGATAGGAGAAATAGAGGAAATAATTAAGATTAAAGAAAGGGAAATAATGGAAGAATGA
- a CDS encoding spore photoproduct lyase family protein, with translation MKYFNFFDPFKSKTLCSCERKYTINPYTGCNHKCSYCYITSYIKDGFEIRPKQNLIENLKREIEKIKEKHPVNLSSSSDPYPKIESFMLLTRKTLLLLRERDFKVSIITKSPLVLRDIDIIKELDATVSFTITHYSDEAARKVEPNAPPVSERIEAAKKLLREKVKVCIRIDPIIPLYNDKREVVRNILRDLEGIFMVVFSTYKAKPDNFLRIKKIFPSIENFPWKEKALRGYKYLSYSYRREILEELMEEAKNFTEKIGLCREGIDKLKNTKSCDPIFEVYFS, from the coding sequence ATGAAATATTTTAACTTTTTTGATCCCTTCAAAAGTAAAACTTTATGTAGCTGTGAGAGGAAATATACAATAAATCCTTATACAGGTTGTAATCATAAGTGCTCTTACTGCTATATAACAAGCTACATAAAAGATGGATTTGAAATAAGACCTAAGCAAAATTTGATAGAAAATTTAAAAAGAGAAATTGAAAAAATAAAAGAAAAGCATCCAGTAAATTTATCTTCATCATCTGATCCTTATCCTAAAATAGAAAGTTTTATGCTTTTAACAAGAAAAACACTTTTGCTTTTACGTGAGAGAGATTTTAAAGTTTCAATAATAACCAAATCACCGCTAGTACTAAGAGATATTGATATAATAAAAGAATTAGATGCCACTGTTTCTTTCACTATAACCCATTATTCTGACGAAGCTGCAAGAAAAGTTGAACCAAATGCTCCCCCAGTGAGTGAAAGGATAGAAGCAGCGAAAAAACTCTTAAGGGAAAAAGTCAAAGTATGCATAAGAATTGATCCTATTATACCTTTATATAATGACAAGAGAGAAGTTGTCAGAAATATTTTAAGAGATTTAGAAGGTATATTTATGGTGGTTTTTTCAACTTATAAGGCAAAGCCTGACAATTTTTTAAGGATTAAGAAGATTTTCCCTAGTATTGAAAATTTTCCGTGGAAAGAGAAAGCATTAAGAGGTTACAAGTACTTAAGTTATAGTTATAGAAGAGAGATATTAGAAGAGCTTATGGAAGAAGCAAAAAATTTCACAGAGAAGATAGGCTTATGTAGAGAAGGAATAGATAAATTAAAAAACACAAAGTCATGTGATCCTATTTTTGAAGTTTATTTCAGTTGA